ataaaatagattttattcCAATTCTAAATGAGAAAGTACAAAGAAGACCATATCACATTCGCTCTTAAATAGTAATGTACGATCCATCATACTTCTCACTGCACACTGTCAGTGCAGAGAAACCTGGCAGGATCATGAAATATTATTATAGGAAGCACTGTTACGCCACTAAACGGCTTTAAATGCCATAGTGGAAACATAAGGCCTGAATGACACAGGCATTGACATAGATGCATACATTTGGGCAACAGCTTCCAGTAATTTGAGGGCTTATCATTACTAAGGCAGCTGTGGAATTGGATAACATACAAAATGGTTGATTGGAAAAAGACCAAAGCATGTCAAATTGTGATATGCAGATCACTTTCACATGTTATGTAGGAACTCTTGTATGTATAAGATGTAACTTAATTTAACTAAGAACCACGTCAAGTGGTATGTGTGAAACCAACCATGCAATTAGATAATATGAAGAGCACAAACCCAACCTTGCTCACTTAGACCAATCACAAACAGACATAAGCTAGAAATATGCTTATAAATGAGAAATAGGACAACTtgactgaaaaaaataaaaataaaataaaaaaggcgcTAGAACAAGATGAAAAATTAGGCTTCTCCGTTAggggaaaaaataaacattCTGTTAAAAGACATGGGTGTCTATCTCAACAACATATCCATAGATAAAAGATGATTAAACAAGGacctataataataataaaaaaaaaaaaattaacattcaaTCAATATCGCACAAAATAAATCAGAAACCAGAAGTGTAAAAATAACTCTACCTGTATCTGTCACGGTCGCGTCTTCTGTCCCTATCTCTTTCCCTGGCAGGGCTTCGCCCACGGTAATAATCCTGCTAGAAGTTACACCAAAATATGAATCATAAGACTGGAAAGAAACATTACAAGCAAGATTTCTTTTCCATAATGTCAAGAAGTTTAGAGAAGGAATGAGAGAAACTAATAGTATGTATCCTTAGAGAGAGGTACTGATAGGACCTATCATCAGGAAGAGTAAAAACTAACAATACTCTCTTCTTAGGATGAAAAGTGGCGTAAAGGGAGACATTTTTGGCTTCTGTTGTTTGTTAGTCAAAAGAGGAGGGAGATATAGCGAACTGACTCTTTTTTATGTGTGAGATAGAAGGGAAATATATCGAAACACTTGTTCTTTATATGCAGTGACAAAATAATACATCACTAACcccctcattttttttccctccttctctctctctctctatctctctctctctatctctctctctctccataattTTTCTCCCATACAAGATATTACACTTATGTATCCTTCCATTTACTTTTCTTCCCTCCAAAACCTTTTATCAAAAACAGAAGTTAAACAGGAATGAAGAAATGCAAACCTTTTCATGAGCCTCATCTTCTAAACCATCAAGTTGATCattctcctccttctcctcctcctcctcaaaatcatcttccaaaacGCTTCGTCTAGGTTCCAATGAACCAAGTGTTTCAAGAGTCCATCTGTAGGCATACAGAAAATCATAAAGCACACATTTTCAAAGAGTATAATGAACACAAAATGAAGACATAAAATTACAGCAGGAATCCTATGAAAGGGATCAAATTCACAAATACATGTCAAGTAATCctacttttaattaaaaatattacctTTTCTTGATACGTGGCAATGCAATGTCACAGGAATAATCTTTTGTTAGAAGTTCATCAATAACCTCATCCACATGTGTCAAAGAGAACTCTGACACAATTAGAAGGCAAAACACAGGTAGGTTAGTGTATTCATGAAATttataaatgcatatgaaaaTAATAGCAAATAGATGTCAAAAGCATCAATGAGAAAGAAATCATGGCAGATTCCAGAAATATGTTGAGGATCTTACTTCCTTCAGGTAATTTTTGTCTTAACTTCCTATAATCATTATACAGAGGCTCTAGGTACCGGTAGACATCGACATCAGTTCCTGTAAGACGCAAATAAAAAGCACCAAGTATCCGCACATATCTGCACAATGCAGCATTGAAAGATGTTAAAATCCAAGGGAAATAGCACTTCACAGGGACTTCTACAAAAATCAAAGTGAAACCAACATGCTAACACACACTGAAAATTAAAGTAACAATCGTATTAAAAATGTATGTGTatcttattcattttttttttttccatatttccATTTCAGCATCCAAATGCTATTATAAACTCCATGAAAAAACATGAACCCCAATAACACAAAATTCTCTAATTGAGCTGGCCTTCTATCAAAGAATTTCTAAATCTAAGCAACACAAAGCAAGAATAATATTTCTTCgtcatttattttatatatgttcaGAAGCATGGAATTGGATGACATTGCATGGCCCACtctacaaaaatatataaatcagGGCTGCCAATTTCCTAAGATTCCAAATTTCAATACCAAACCCTCAAAACATGGCATGAAGGACAAAATTCACTTAAATCAGCTTGTATTTCCCTTTTACTATTAATTCTGCAAAATTGACAAgtaacattttcaaaacataatcAACTCAAACATCACCAAATTCCCTTATCGTTTCTTTTTAGTCTGAAATACAGCTTCCCTttcatattttatgttgttgttgttttttttgtttttttttttattttttatttttttttttattattttttaaatcaacagCAACCGCAAGAACCCCAGAAttcactctttttttccttGCCCTCTACTTCCTTAGCAGCTATCCCTAAAACagaaattactaaaaaaatcaaaaagaaaacttcGCCATCTATATATCCATATCTTTTTGCAACTCCAATATATTTACTTTTCCATCTTCTTCCTCCACTTTCTCATCAACCAAACAGAAGTTTcacaaagcaagaaaaaaaattcaaacaagatACAACTACATCCACCCCTACTTATGCGTGCACGAGAACGTATTTGTATATATTACACTTCATTCTCCATCAACTCTAATCACACTCACCTTATAACTCTAGTTTTTAGCTCAGTCCAAAATCAACACTCATACACCATCTATACATACAAATAACACCTCATTTTCCatcaaatcaatcaaaataTCCTTATAACTACAATTTTAGCTCACAatccattaattttttactaaaagcaACAACTATAAGCACTACAcgcacacatacacacatataacacttcattttccatcaaaatcaatcacaatcccctcaaaaaccctaattttatcTCTCAATCCATCAATTCCAAAAGCAATAACCATAACCAACGAGATagagagtgtgtgtgagagagagagagagagagagagaggggtacTTGTAATCGTCGTTTTTGATGAACTCGATGACGATCTCCTTCTCGGGCTGAATCTGGAGCATCTTCATGACGAGGCACATAAACGGCGTGGGCTTGCGGTTACCGCCGTGAGTACCGCCGAGGTGATCGAGCTCCATAGCCTTGTCGACCAGCGTCTCCGCCGTTAGACCGAAGCATTGCTCCTTCCAGTACGTGTTCTGGTAAATCTTCGACCTCAGGATCTTCTCCACCAGGTTCTGTGGGTTCGTCCCCCTGATGCTCTTCGCCGCTGGGTCCGTACGGTTCGCCATTCCTATTGGCCTCGCAAAAGCCAAAAGCTTTCAAACCCtaacacacacagagagagagagagagagagagttttaacttttatctGTTTAGGGGAGGAGGGGAAAAACGGTGCGTTTTGGGCAACGTGTTCGAAAATGGGAGTGGTGTTGGGCTTTGTAGGAGAAGAGCAAAAGCCCAATTGGGCTTTATGAATGGTTATATGCTCAAATGCACTTGTAGGAATGAAGCCCAAGCCCAACAGTAAATGAACAaatactcacttttttttttttttaatataagatagaaattctagtgtagtttaatctaagtgtatatgtgtgtgaaactcattcttgaagacttgaacccGGCTCTTACCCTTCACCCCATAAGAATTTTGTATCTATGTTCTATACAATAACTATCATACTAAGGGTGCACAGTATTTTAGGAGATAGTTGTTCTTGTAAAAGCAATTTATAATGTTCTTTTAAATGCTCACTTCTaatcattgttttgttttgtttttttaggaaGCAATTTCTCATCATTGTTACTAGAACGGTTAGAGTTTATACATTGCATTTATTTAATACTTGAAACTCTCATCTTATATAAATATGGATGTAAATTAGTTTAATTATATagatgtaaataattttttaagagaattgctataattttttatcctcATGTTATTAGAAAGGTTAGAGTTTATACATTGCATTTTAGCACTTGAAACTCTCATTGTATATAAATATggatgtaaataattttttaagagagaTTCTATAATTGTTTATCCTCATGTTTTCTCTCAAGTTTCTTAAGTggtctaaatatataaattattgggAAAAGTTATAATCCGTATTATGAATTTGTGGTATTCTCTAATTTAGGTGCAAGACAATAGCTTTCAAAATTTCAACTGAAGTTGtgtataaactaaaattttaagctaataaatatatttatgataTTCTCTAGTTTAAGTG
This genomic stretch from Quercus lobata isolate SW786 chromosome 3, ValleyOak3.0 Primary Assembly, whole genome shotgun sequence harbors:
- the LOC115981520 gene encoding pre-mRNA-splicing factor 38 isoform X3; translated protein: MANRTDPAAKSIRGTNPQNLVEKILRSKIYQNTYWKEQCFGLTAETLVDKAMELDHLGGTHGGNRKPTPFMCLVMKMLQIQPEKEIVIEFIKNDDYKYVRILGAFYLRLTGTDVDVYRYLEPLYNDYRKLRQKLPEGKFSLTHVDEVIDELLTKDYSCDIALPRIKKRWTLETLGSLEPRRSVLEDDFEEEEEKEENDQLDGLEDEAHEKDYYRGRSPARERDRDRRRDRDRYRERDYDRDYDRDYDRERGRGRDRDRDRERDRDRDRDRDRDRDRDRDRYRLRDEKDYGRDRERDREWEGRERERRDRDRGRRRSHSRSRSRSRDRKDREGGEHRKRHARSSTSPRRRDGAEENGTREEPKKKKERKEKKEDGTDHPDPEIAEANRLRASLGLKPLK
- the LOC115981520 gene encoding pre-mRNA-splicing factor 38 isoform X2; amino-acid sequence: MANRTDPAAKSIRGTNPQNLVEKILRSKIYQNTYWKEQCFGLTAETLVDKAMELDHLGGTHGGNRKPTPFMCLVMKMLQIQPEKEIVIEFIKNDDYKYVRILGAFYLRLTGTDVDVYRYLEPLYNDYRKLRQKLPEGKFSLTHVDEVIDELLTKDYSCDIALPRIKKRWTLETLGSLEPRRSVLEDDFEEEEEKEENDQLDGLEDEAHEKQDYYRGRSPARERDRDRRRDRDRYRERDYDRDYDRDYDRERGRGRDRDRDRERDRDRDRDRDRDRDRDRDRYRLRDEKDYGRDRERDREWEGRERERRDRDRGRRRSHSRSRSRSRDRKDREGGEHRKRHARSSTSPRRRDGAEENGTREEPKKKKERKEKKEDGTDHPDPEIAEANRLRASLGLKPLK